The following are encoded together in the Phyllopteryx taeniolatus isolate TA_2022b chromosome 21, UOR_Ptae_1.2, whole genome shotgun sequence genome:
- the LOC133471448 gene encoding transcription factor 7-like 1-C, producing the protein MHGEVHCALHQEAPSCIHDLHGGFVKAAAPWQDSAAVNKVLGQLWKSLTPAEQLSYFQESERLSRIHATRYPDWTYRDNYDKRESDFQRKSSDRSVQYISVFLVHINLSKAYYVALKFCLYKNNV; encoded by the exons ATGCACGGAGAAGTTCACTGCGCCTTACATCAAGAAGCCCCCTCATGCATTCATGATCTTCATGGAGGTTTTGTGAAGGCCGCTGCGCCATGGCAAGACAGCGCTGCTGTCAATAAGGTCCTCGGGCAACTG TGGAAGTCGCTGACGCCGGCTGAGCAGCTCAGTTACTTCCAAGAATCTGAGCGCCTCAGCCGGATCCACGCCACCAGGTACCCGGACTGGACCTACAGAGACAACTAC gaCAAAAGAGAAAGTGATTTCCAGCGTAAATCATCTGACCGGTCAGTACAGTATATCTCAGTATTTTTAGTTCATATAAATCTGTCCAAAGCCTACTACGTGGCTCTGAAATTCTGCctgtacaaaaataatgtatag